The Cololabis saira isolate AMF1-May2022 chromosome 5, fColSai1.1, whole genome shotgun sequence genome segment tcaaaaaaccttgttatttacttaatgagtgttgttagaggaactgagttcattgattggctatttatttacaaatgtagccacagatgaagacaaaatcaatcttgtatggaaaaaagcattaaaaatcacaataatcgaagaatcgtggcaccaataatcgaattgACAATCGTTATAAacgaagaatcgaagaatcaaagctccaataatcgaaatcgaatcgtgaggtaccttgtttgcacacccctagtgGAAACCCTTCCAGAAAGCTGTCAGTCTCCCAAGCTGGACCAGAGACTCTattataccccttttccaccaaacaggttccagggctggttctggttctggttctggttctgggtcagtgctgagtttggaaccggctttctgtttccactgagaaAGAACCGGCtccagttccaaggtagcaccaactctttgctggtctagaggaaagaaccgttAACGTAAGCGGAGGGGCTGGAGTTATtcagaccaacggcaacagcaggactgggagacggagacattttcaaatcagaatgaatctggatgcagcaaagcatcatgggaggaggaggagacaacctgtcttttagagatgtgtccacggaggagctacgaggaccaagtcctgttagagcagatacctggttgttgctgcaactttcacgctaacgcagagacgtaatgacgtggctcctcttagcaccgagctgtggaaaaacaaaccggttctcagctggttccaagttgagttgtgaaccagaaccagctctggaaccggtttggtggaaaagcggTACCAGAGTGCGTTcacactaggggtgggtattgggaaggacctcccgatacgatacgcatcacaatacttgagccacgatacgatacaaattgcgatatcccgattatgcgatatatcccgatatatcgcgatattctacatagttcactgaaaaatttaaaaatgcattacacatcttaaaatccaagttgtacatagatagatagatagataaagctTTATTTATGTGTCACCCCCCAGCGTACAATATCattatacattaataaaatTGGCAATAATAAAAAGTTGAGGGCCACTCACTAAGAGTTGTGAGacacaatacatattcatatcGATAAAAAGTAACATACATTAAAGTATTAAAATCATTTgactgttacaaaaatcacagtcaTATTACAATAAAAACTCAATGGCTTAATCAATTAGGTCTACaataaaaggaggaaaaggggAAATTAAGGGCCAGTACATATAAAAGCTGCTCTACGCTTTAGGATGAGGTGGCAGGCTTTGGCTGATTCGTTAAAGAGATGTTTAGCTGCTAAAATGTCACATACTTTATTAACATCATCGAGGTCTTGAAAATGTTCCTGATTCTTTGAAAATGAGATAAAAAGGTCCTCGcgaatgtctttgtaaagttcACAGTGTAGAAGGACATGGGACTCAGATTCGATGGAACCGCTGTTACATAGTGTGCAAACACGCTCCTGTATTGGGATGTTGGTATATCTACCGGTTTCAAGAGCCAATGGAGCAACTCCACACCTAAACTTGGCAAGGGCACTTCTATGCTGCCTGGGCATAATACTTTGTACATACGGCTCTGTATCAAAGGCATTCTTAAAGGTACAGTAAGTGCGAAGCTTGTTTCCCTCTGCTCTATTTATCTGCAGGAGCCATTTCTCCTTCTCTGCCTCTGCAACTGCTTGGTCAAGCCTGTTTAGATCGTTACTTGAGAGGACTAGGTCAGTGCTGGCGAGGTGGGATAGATGCAGAGAGGAGAAATATGTCCGTACCGTATGGGGATAGTTTTTCACATTTCTCATCTGATTAGCCCACAAAAACACACGCTTACATAACCGGTTATCTGGCATACTGCATAGTCTCTTCCAGTTCTTAAAAATACATGACCACTGGTGTTGCCAGGTCGTTTTCCATCCCATGTCACCTTGTATGGCAGCATTTGGGGTATATTTACCAACACCCAGAAAGAAGCGGCATGCTCTATTAAAGACTGCATTGATACAGGAGTAACTTCTGTAACCCCATACTGCGGATGCATAAGTAAGGATGGGTAGGACCAAAGAGTCAAAAAGTTTGGtaaaacatttaaaggggaaaCCACCCAAAACTTTACTTTTAGCTATAATTGCTCCTAGAGCTCTGTTGGCATAGAGGGCTAGTTGCCTAGCGGTTACATTGTAGTCTAAGAACTCAGTGAGCAGTAATCCTAAATATTTATACTCTTTGGTGACCTCTAGTGGGAAAGACCCGCAAGAGTCACacatatgtacatcagatgatagtgataatgcattggacaaactgagtcaaaacaatgtaattcaaactttccattttaattatgcaacatatttgcatgaaaaaacacaatgaaacacaatgaaaagtgcagtgtgcattattcttagatacaaaatactcaaaattaaatgcagtgtctcacccacactgaaatcacaaaataaagtgcagctaggggtgggcaaaaatattgatatggcaatatatcgtgatacatacattgaatatcgatatcgtatcgggagactttgtatcgcgatatattgccgtatcaatatttttgcccacccctatttCACACTGCTATTATTGATTCAGCCTAAAGGAACTCTGGGTGTCAGGGTGTGGTTCACTTGCTTCTTCTCTACGTGAACCAACTCTGAGGTCTCGGTGTCTAAATGTTTCTTCAGAGCTGCTTGTTGACTCTGTGATGAGTAAATAGTCCTGTAGTGGTGACTGAGGGCCTGCTGTACACCCGTCTACCTGCACACCCGTCCACCTGCACACCTGTACACCTGCACACCTGTACACCCGTCTACCTGCACACCTGTACACCCGTCTACCTGTACACCCGTCTACCTGTACACCCGTCCACCTGCACACCTGTACACCCGTCTACCTGCACACCCGTCCACCTGCACACCTGTACACCCGTCCACCTGCACACCTGTACACCCGTCTACCTGCACACCCGTCCACCTGCACACCTGTACACCCGTCCACCTGTACACCTGTACACCCGTCTACCTGCACACCTGTACACCCGTCCACCTGCACACCTGTACACCCGTCTACCTGCACACCTGTACACCCGTCTACCTGCACACCCGTCCACCTGCACACCTGTACACCCGTCTACCTGCACACCTGTACACCCGTCTACCTGCACACCCGTCCACCTGCACACCTGTACACCTGTACACCCGTCCACCTGCACACCTGTACACCTGTACACCCGTCTACCTGCACACCCGTCCACCTGCACACCTGTACACCTGTACACCCGTCTACCTGCACACCTGCACACCCGTCTACCTGCACACCTGTACACCCGTCTACCTGCACACCCGTCCACCTGCACACCTGTACACCCGTCTACCTGCACACCTGTACACCCGTCTACCTGCACACCTGCACACCCGTCTACCTGCACACCTGTACACCCGTCTACCTGCACACCTGCACACCCGTCCACCTGCACACCTGTACACCCGTCTACCTGCACACCTGTACACCCGTTTACCTGCACACCTGTACACCCGTCTACCTGCACACCTGTACACCCGTCTACCTGCACACCTGCACACCCGTCCACCTGCACACCTGTACACCCGTCTACCTGCACACCTGTACACCCGTCTACCTGCACACCTGTACACCCGTCTACCTGCACACCTGTACACCCGTTTACCTGCACACCCGTCCACCTGCACACCTGTACACCCGTCTACCTGCACACCTGTCTACCTGCACACCTGTACACCCGTTTACCTGCACACCTGTCCACCTGCACACCTGTCCACCTGCACACCTGTACACCCGTCTACCTGCACACCTGTACACCCGTTTACCTGCACACCTGTCCACCTGCACACCTGTCCACCTGCACACCTGTACACCTGTCTACCTGCTGGAGTTCACCTGAAGGTTCTCTGGCGTCTCCTCGTACCCGAGTCATCGGCACCGTCCACTAAACCGGGTTCACCTGCAGAGCAGAGGTTCTGGACCACGTCCCGGCCCGGTACGGGTGCACCTGTGGGACATCCAGAACTCTGATGTTCTGACTCTGAGACACCAGAACCTTCTGTTCTCCGAACGTCACGGGTTCAAACCCCCGAGGTTCAAACTGAGAAACATCCGCGGTCTCTGTTTCTTATTTTTGGAGTaaatgagtgcgtttacatgggaagtttgattcctctttaattcagaattaaaattaaatccgatttaaaatgagtaaaaaccaccatgtaaacacctaattctgaatgaaaatggccattctgaattaaacttaattctgaagtaagtggctggtttattccgattttaaatctgaatagaataattccacaaTCATGTTTAAGGGCtgagtatggttctgcgtcacacacacgcagagcacacggcgcacccgtgacgccgtcacgaactgttctgacttctccgtctctccatttggtcgcggtgcagtaccccccgcggccactagttagcgatctttttctgaatggtttatccgactttttccggtcacagtaaatcaaagagataaggacaactattgtgcaaaaaacaaaaacaaaaaaaatcacatataaacgaagaaaagagccctggaagttcactactgattcaaaccggaaaccggaaatgcttcgctttcaaacgaaccaatcacagccctctctgtctgcgtgtggtcggcgtctcctcgacgcgtagttacaattttcggaaggtgcacgtcactgacggcgcaggtgacggcgtgtcctctgcgtcgatccaaaccacacgccgtagacacggcgtcgttttgacgcagaagcataactgagcctttacactcattcctctttaaattaatcccggtctttctttctgctcgttccctcccccgtctgtctccatgatcttatattccactgggctggttttccaaacaacgtttcaagatgcagcagcagtaaacgctggtcaagagcagagaccatttatttaataaatagaaatcattaaaagaacagatgaaaacaggaaacatcaaaattctgagcttttcaaagttgtaagtttgttttttcttccggtagtttaacttccggtcccccccctatccaatcagaaccttcccaacccccagacctggagaggaattggagaaagaccatcaaacgtgtttccatggaaacctcaattcagaatgactatttccatgtaaactaattttaatttagttattttattttaattttattttagtttttttattcacttagttgttgttttttattactagtatttttaatttatgttatttgtgaagttatttcttggaaaaaggggcagatcagatacgatttagggatgcaaattatcgattatttcattaattgatagttgataaccttatcgatcgatcatcgattagttgataagcggcgtttttcatctgagatacaaacataattttttttgcttatataaaatacaaaggacattttaatgtattccttgatcaaatattaatttgatacaaaagtaacaaaaataaatttttgtaccacaaggaatataatataaagtgcacttcaaggctattagtagtagcagcagccataatagtgtcatttgtgtcaagcaaattttaagttctagttacgttttaagttagagttttggcagtgttcaaaataaaatgatgagacctgctgtattggagcacattttcttttagttaaaactgtagcggggacagatgtttagaggaacctatgtatgtaccgggtgaagctgatttatggttccgcgttacaacaacgcagagccgccgccgtagcctacggcggctctgcgtcgatttaaggcggaaccataaatcaggctttaggggagcatatcggagaagaaccagaagaatatagagtggattcaaaataaaagttaagcactgagctacatgtgtctcccgtctgggccattgcagactcattgcctgagcatgatgttactaaaaccaaacatatccgccgtctctttctaactttatgtacgcgttgtgtcgcattaaatgtggtccgggcgtaataccagctggcgaaattaaacgaaaaaaataaatagattaattgtaatcgttaattttaatcgggtaatttcataacggcaattaatcgaaaatcgaataattgttaacatccctaatacgattcttcttctttctgctcccttttcattcacaatttaagaacatttgtattgaattattttttttttttgaatgaaataaagaattaaatgaaaaaacttgaaggaaaatagtttaattctgaattatttaatttggaataatcaattccgaattaaaaaacatcctgTAACCGTGGCTACTGAGGAGTTTGCTCCGGACTAGAGAGGAAGGGGGTCGTCTGGACGGTTCTGAGGAACCGGTCCAGAGTCCCGGTCATGTGTCGGTTCAGGTCCGGGATGCAGGAGTAAGTTCTGCTGGTCCGGTTTCCTCCAGAACCAGAAACTCACGTCTCTGTCTTCCTCTCTGCAGCCGGACTCGGAACCGGAGTTGGACGGCGCCCCGGCGGACGGAGACGCGGACGAGCCGGAGAAATCGTCCAGCGAAGACGCCCCCACAGAGACTCAGGACACAGACTGTGATCAGAACCCGGACACCCCCACGGGCCTGGCCCGGTCCGGCTCGGAGGACCAGGAcgacgaggacgaggaggaggagcgggagcgGAGACACAACTGCAAGACGGCGTCCGTGAAGTCGGCGTAGGCCGGGCCGGTCCGACCGTCACACGTGGACAGCCTGGCGTCTTGTGTTTAACCGTCCGTCCTGGGTTCCGTAGAAGCAGCAGCgctgtggttctggttgtggttctggttctggttgtggttctggttgtggttctggtcctggtcctggttctggtccggcGCTGAGGGAGGCCCGGGGCCGTTTTTAGTCCGAACCTTTTACCGTCGCCTGCTGGACGACCGGAACCGGAACCGCCTGCCGTCCAGCACGCCGCCGACCTGAGtttgtctttttatgtttttctgttttttttttttgcaaaccaATAAAAGAAGGTTGAATTGTTACGTCGCTGCTTCTGAGTTCAGGTGATGTTTACGTCGTTGTGTTGTTTCCTCGGGAAACCTGGttcacactagggatgggcggtatggactaaaaaatgatcACGATAATTTATCCCAGTAACGATAAAAaaagacgataaaaaaaaatagcaattcaactccaccttttaaactataaatctatcaacaCATTCAGATctatgtttgttacacaaaaacgtcatcaacgggaatttatctttctttctttctttctggcttccttccttccttccttccttccttccttccttcccgtacgttgtgcgtaaatttaacacagaatcataaatcagttttacacaaaaacgtcaacgggaatttatcatttttaccgtgagatacaaattcttatcgtgaggaattttttgacggtttatcgtaaactgtaaaatatcacccattcctagtacacacacctacataaacacacactctAACCCAGCGGTtcacaaccttttttccttgttttccccctacttgtgtctaagaccagccggcccctgacccgtacgtactagcaccaaaatagtaaagttattcgttacaaacctttaattgaaaaaattaacatgcttttttgatacatttctctttggtttaccctgtactttgttttgttttgtctcaccttccttttgtgtcaccaatgtataaaatacgcacaaaaaataattgcaaggacataaaaatatttctgaaaaatgtctcttaatatgagagcaacattttttaacatttttcctttaacaacctgtcggagtagtagtatgattaaatgttgaataatgatataatacgtttttaagtttttatcctgataaataacttgataaaagtattttaaaatgaccaaaatatattttcaagtgggtttatacagacttggattactgtactgcattaggtgtgttattatgagtttattttttatttaacatgtgtaaatgtaatttttacaactgcatatcctcaaagcagacaaagattcacgcccccccagagatctctggcgtcCCCCCAGGGGGGCCCGACCCTGGAGAAACATCTGGAAtattagtttaagtttagttagtttaagtttatttcagTCGTACCTTTCAAGGCAACAAGGAAGAAACAAATTTTacaatttgactgaaaaaggCTCAGGCAGAAGCAGAGCTTATTAATGCTACTATACAACTTAAAGAGcagattgcaggttggagacccctgtgaatcaatgtgtaggaaaataatgtaggaactgaattttcattgaaatttgataaatatatactacagtgacctccggagttgtttttgtgagagtattttacttccgcatctgaaaaagctgaaccggaagtgacgtcgcattggggagcgcggtgaattcaacaatagtaaaaataatggatcttaatgatagttgtgacactgaagaggttgtgaatgtgtattcacaccaatatgacgggccacagccttataattacgttacccgttaggccccccacgttcttttgattgacagctgaaactcgctttttaaaaggctgatttatgggtccgcgttacaccaacgcagaccctacggtgtaggttacgcggcgacgcacagaacgctgcgtgcgccgcgtaacctacgccgtaggctacgccgtcgattttacgcggaaccataaatccacctttattcactgcagcacccgtgctcctgaaagaaactcagaaaataactccttaaaaacgggtgagtacttgtaatctgtctacgtttgtactttctaaaccaggggtcggcaacccaaaatgttcaaagagccatattggaccaaaaacacaaaaaacaaatatgtctggagccgcaaaaaatgaaaagtcttgtataagccttagaatgaagacaaatggcgaaatgtcgagaaaaaagtggaaatgttgaggaaatagtcaaaatgttgagaaaaaaagtcgaaatgtcgagaaaaaagttgaaatgttgagatgaatgttgaagtacaatttcaagaaaagtcgaaatgtcgagaaaaaagtcaaaatttcgagaaaaaagtaaaagtttcgagaaaaaagtcgaaatgtcgagattaaaacggaaaggaaaaaggaagaaaaaaagaggaaaaaaaggaaaagagaagaaaaaagaaaaaaaagaagaaaaaaaagaaaaaaggaaatgaataaaaaagaaaaaaaggaaaaaaaaggtcaaacatttttgaaaaagctccaggagccactagggcggcgctaaagagccgcatgcggctctagagccgcgggttgccgacccctgttctaaacagaaaacaagctatcttctcctttttctgattaaatgcatccaaaatagccgggtatttttaaaaccaaaaatttcccccccttcgtttataaaataatttgtatccacattacatcgttgttaaaaaaaaaaatcttccacacataaccgaagatctgcgttttcgaccacattcataagcattccaaacctgtagatcatctggtcatccggcctccgggccgcctctgctGCGCCGCTTCCGCTCGGGTAACGACCTGGAGTCTccccgtgtcccgccacggagctgccgcgttaaatcgacgcagccctacgccgtagggtacggcgtagggctgcgcgtcgccgcgtaccctacggtgtagcctctgcgtcggtgtaacgcagtaaacgtggtcaagagcagagaccatttatttaataaatagcttggaggacagatggtggatcatctgtagttctgggtcgcacgtcagactcagagcagatttgttgttgttttggagcataatgtgacgttcgaaaacgcagaacgtttgtaggagctttgctaaaatcagccactttcctctgaatacgtgcccttgtcttgtaaaacatattaaatcctacattaacttctcacatagtcattttcacaaaaggtcaggtataatttttgaaaaaaccctaacctgcaatatgctctttaagcaaATTAATGGTCTCAGTTGAGCTGCATAATAATATTCTTGTAGGCAGGGAAGGCCCATTCCCCCCATTTCTTTTCTCAGTTGCAGAGTTTTATATTTAATCCTGGGCCTCTTCCCTTGCCATACATATCTCTATTAACCTATCCCAGTCTAAGAATTGCTTATGTGGTATTTTTATCGGCAAACATTGAAAGTAGTAAACCAGTCGTGGAAGAACATTCATCCTGATTTTATCCTAGAGTGTCCGTGTAGGTTGTGTTGAACTTATCAATAAATCATCCGCAAAAAGGCCCAGTTTTCTGTTCCCCAGATGACATTTTTATCCCTTATATCTCAGAACTTTGCCTTATCCACTGGCTCACCAGAGTACCAGAATACCAGAGTAATCAGAATACCAGAGTACCAGAATACCAGACCCAAAAGAAACCAGACAAGTGTGAACCAGGTGAAGGGACCCAGACGGTTCTCCTCACGACTCTTCATGTGTTTAAAACCTTTTATTCAAACGTGTGAAACATTCCAGGTTTCTCATCTGAACAATCAGAACCTGCTGCTCCCGGGTCTCAACTACAAACCCGACCCAGAGGCGGTGAAATGATCAGAGTTAAGGAAACAGGAAGCTACGTAGAAGCGCAGGATCACATCTCTAAGACGACGCCAGTCGTCGCTACTGAAAACAGATTCATGGAAGTTAATTTGGTTAAAAACGCTGTGGTGATTCTTCAGAGTCCGTCCCGTCGTCAGGTCCATCAGGGTCCGGCAGCAGCTTTggctgaaacaaaaacaaagccagCGTCAATCGATCGCACCACGATCGGGATATTGATCTGCAACATTCACTCCTCTTTTATATGGTATGGAATGCATTACTGGAAGAATTCAAATAtagcaaaaatgtgttgaatttaaaaaaacgtataaagacatgatgatggataagtacagacttgttcccgggtaATCAATCAATAACTTTATTAATGGAATTATttaagaaaggaaacaaaaggatGGGTACATTGAGTATTATTTgcataaacatttaaataatccttttttaacatatgtgcagatacatgcatgtatgtaagtgtaagcatgtgtagtgtacatatgtatgtggatatgtaatgtgcttgtatatatatgtatgtatatgtatagatACATGTGTAGGTACTaagaatgggtgatattttaccgttcacgataaaccgtcaaaaaaattccccacggaaagaatttgtatctcgaggtaaaaacgataaattccagttgaaagaaagaaagaaagaaagaaggaaagaaggaaagaaagaaagaaggaagaaaagaaggaaagaaagaaggaaagaaagaaagaaagaaggaaagaaagaaagaaagaaagaaagaaagaaagaaggaaagaaagaaagaaagaaagaaagaaagaaagaaagaaagaaagaaagaaagaaagaaagaaagaaagaaagaaagaaagaaagaaagaaagaaagaaagaaagaaagaaagaagtagtagtatttagtatcttttagagcagtgttttggctccaaagactgaatgtggagatagatttatagttacaaaggtggagttgaattggtattttttttatcgtcatttttatcgttatcaggataaatgccagaaattatcgtgatacattttttagtccataccgcccatccctagtaggtACGTCATAAGCAGATAGGTATGCATGTAAATGtgcatatgttttttgttgttattagctattattcatttgttgtatttattacAA includes the following:
- the c5h11orf58 gene encoding small acidic protein isoform X2 → MGASKKEPTGRLVIGDHKSTSHFRTGSEDKKMNAELEMQYQQGMDGKLSGRNRRHCGLGFSEPDSEPELDGAPADGDADEPEKSSSEDAPTETQDTDCDQNPDTPTGLARSGSEDQDDEDEEEERERRHNCKTASVKSA